From the genome of Nitrospirota bacterium:
CAGGAAAGACGGCAAAAAAATTGTCTTTACGAACGGCTGTTTTGATATCCTGCATGCCGGTCATGTGCGCTATCTGAGTCAGGCAAGGAAGTTGGGGGATGTTCTGGTCATCGGACTTAATTCTGATGCGTCTGTTTCCGGCATCAAGCCGGGACGGCCGATCAATACGGAAAAAAATAGGGCAGCGGTTCTCTCGGCTCTTGCTTCTGTCGATTATGTGGTGATCTTTTCTGAGAAGACCCCCTACAATCTTATCAAGTCAGTGAGGCCTGAGGTGCTTGTGAAAGGCGGAGACTGGAGGCGTGAGGAGATCGTCGGCTCGGACATTGCAAAAGAGACCCTCAGCCTTCCTTTTGTCAAAGGGCTTTCAACCACCCGGATCATCGAAAAGATTCTCAGATCAGCGTAGCACCCTTGAACCTCCATTCATTTCTGAAAAAACGATTCCTTCCCCACTTTGAGGACTGTGACCGCATCTATAATCTCACCGGTTCATCCGCGGCAGTTTTTCTTGCCCTTGCTCCCGGCCCCTTTGTTGCCATCGAAAAGGACAGCCAGAGCGCAGAGGTGCTGAAGAAGGATATTGATTTCTATTCGAAGCTTTGTCTGCCCAGGCAGGTCCTCTGTATGCCGGAGGCCGAAGGGCCTGAACTGGCAGGTGAACGTGCAGGGATCATACTTAATATGGGGACTGAGGATTCCCTTGTCACGTCGTTTCAGAACCTGCATGCAGGGTTCTGGGACAGGGAGCTGCTGGATGAGCAGCTGCTCCGGGTGAGGCTCAAGGCACAGCAGGAGCGGTCGGCAGTTGAAGGGGCCCTCCTGGACCTTGGCTACCGGGCTGTTTCGATGGTAATGGAAAAGGGACAGTACAGCCAGAGGGGATGGATCATTGACGTATTCCCTTCCACGTCGGAATATCCGGTTCGCATTGAGTTCTTTGGCGATGAGATAGAACAACTGAGAATGTTCGACGTTGACAGCCAGAAGTCAGTAAAAGACGTTGATGACATCACCATCTTCCCTGCGCAGGAGCCTGAACTGAGCTGGGGACTTAAAGATATTGCGGGTGACCGGCGCTGGTACTGCCTTTTCACGCCAGATGAGAAAGAGCTGCTGCCCCCGCAGACAACCTTTCTGTCACGCTATTCCTTTGAATCCGGGAGCCTGCCTGACGAGACGTCTGATGAGGGACTGTCTGCAATGCGCCAGACCGACGCCGGACTCTTTTCGGTGAGCGGTCTGGGTATTCTGCCCCAGGAGAGGAAAAGTCTTGAGGCATTGCCAGAGACCATAGCCAGGATCGCGGAGCAGCAGAGAGTGATGATCTTCCTGCCGTCTGCGGGTCAGGCAGAGAGGCTGCGTGATCTTTTCAAGGAACAGGAGATCGAACTGCCGCGAGTTTCGATGCAGGACCTGCCTGCTTTTGAGGGCGGACTTTCGGTGACTGAAGGGAAGCTCTCTTGCGGCCTTCATATGGAGGGGCTGCTTATTCTGACCGAACGGGAGATCTTTGGTGAGCGCCGCGCGTACCGCCAGCAGAAGCGGTCAAAGGTCGCAAACCTTCTCGCCTCCCTCGACGATATTGTCCCGGGAGATTTCGTTGTGCATCGTGACCACGGGGTCGGCAAATTCTCGGGCATTGTCAGAAGGCAGAGCGGTTCAACAGAGCTTGAGCTGATGCAGCTTGAATATCAGGACGGCAGACTCTATATACCCATCCAGAATATCGAGGCACTCTCGAAATACCGCTCTGAAGAGGGTGTTGTGCCGAACATGGACAAGCTTGGCGGCAAAACCTGGGAAAAGAAAAAGGAGCGGGCGCGAAAAAAGGTCCATGAGCTGGCCGAAAAACTGGTTGCCCTGTATGCAGGCAGGAAGGTTGCCCGTGGCTTTACCTTTACCTCGGACACTGAGCTGCACCGGGAGTTTGACGGCTTCTTCCCGTATGAAGAGACGCCTGACCAGCTGACCGCCATTGCAGACATCAAGCGCGATATGGAGTCGGAGAAACCGATGGACAGGCTCCTGTGCGGCGATGTGGGATATGGCAAGACCGAAGTGGCAATGCGCGCTGCCTTCAAGGCGGTATATGATAACCGTCAGGTGGCAGTGCTGGTGCCGACGACGATCCTTGCAGAGCAGCACTA
Proteins encoded in this window:
- the mfd gene encoding transcription-repair coupling factor, with amino-acid sequence MNLHSFLKKRFLPHFEDCDRIYNLTGSSAAVFLALAPGPFVAIEKDSQSAEVLKKDIDFYSKLCLPRQVLCMPEAEGPELAGERAGIILNMGTEDSLVTSFQNLHAGFWDRELLDEQLLRVRLKAQQERSAVEGALLDLGYRAVSMVMEKGQYSQRGWIIDVFPSTSEYPVRIEFFGDEIEQLRMFDVDSQKSVKDVDDITIFPAQEPELSWGLKDIAGDRRWYCLFTPDEKELLPPQTTFLSRYSFESGSLPDETSDEGLSAMRQTDAGLFSVSGLGILPQERKSLEALPETIARIAEQQRVMIFLPSAGQAERLRDLFKEQEIELPRVSMQDLPAFEGGLSVTEGKLSCGLHMEGLLILTEREIFGERRAYRQQKRSKVANLLASLDDIVPGDFVVHRDHGVGKFSGIVRRQSGSTELELMQLEYQDGRLYIPIQNIEALSKYRSEEGVVPNMDKLGGKTWEKKKERARKKVHELAEKLVALYAGRKVARGFTFTSDTELHREFDGFFPYEETPDQLTAIADIKRDMESEKPMDRLLCGDVGYGKTEVAMRAAFKAVYDNRQVAVLVPTTILAEQHYRNFRERFSGFPVRIDHVSRFRSRKEINDTLKALSAGEVDIVIGTHALLSKKLEFSSLGLLIVDEEHKFGVSQKERIKELARSVDVLNMTATPIPRTLHMALSGIREISVIETPPEERLAVRTTVTVFNESLIKDAISRELERNGQVFFVHNRISDIYKIGQRIQMLVPEARLAIAHGQMPDRELEDIMHRFFEMDVNILLSTSIIGSGLDIPRANTIIINRADKMGLADLYQLRGRVGRGNLRGYAFCIIPGESLMSDEAKKRLQALQEMSYLGAGFRLAMKDLEIRGAGNIFGPEQSGHIHEIGFDLYIEMLEKAVAELRGEDIREEIEPVIDLNISAYIPETYVEDVMIRMGLYRRISSLKTEKNVDELGEELRDRFGKLPLEVSHLLAVMRLKLVARELMTLKIQTVQERVRVLFSPDTPVQPEMVFNLHGQWQGRMKFLPDGFEIDMKKRDTDTMLTEIYQAADTLRQGLTVL
- the rfaE2 gene encoding D-glycero-beta-D-manno-heptose 1-phosphate adenylyltransferase, with protein sequence MKKIQSRQAIRKICDRLRKDGKKIVFTNGCFDILHAGHVRYLSQARKLGDVLVIGLNSDASVSGIKPGRPINTEKNRAAVLSALASVDYVVIFSEKTPYNLIKSVRPEVLVKGGDWRREEIVGSDIAKETLSLPFVKGLSTTRIIEKILRSA